In one Streptomyces venezuelae genomic region, the following are encoded:
- a CDS encoding DUF4386 domain-containing protein produces MPYRKTAVLVGLLFLSSTLTFALGSSLVGDYFSDPDSGEGGLLVGVLLEGYTAFAVAGIGVALFPVLKPHGRRLSAWYLILRCAECAAIVAVGCYFLASKNELTDYALLVYAFSGAGGLALSYLLLCAGLVARWLSVLGLVGYAVLLAGVGSDLLGLVDINSGAGVLFYVPGGLFEVLLPLLLIFKGFRPVVPAPDACGRGGRLASEGARG; encoded by the coding sequence ATGCCGTACAGGAAGACCGCTGTGCTGGTGGGGTTGCTGTTCCTCTCGTCGACGCTGACCTTCGCCCTCGGCAGCTCGCTCGTGGGGGACTACTTTTCCGACCCGGACTCCGGGGAGGGAGGGCTGCTCGTGGGTGTGCTGCTGGAGGGGTACACAGCTTTTGCGGTTGCCGGGATCGGTGTCGCCCTGTTCCCCGTGTTGAAGCCGCACGGAAGGCGCCTCTCGGCCTGGTATCTGATTCTTAGATGTGCGGAATGTGCCGCCATCGTTGCGGTGGGGTGCTATTTCCTTGCGAGCAAGAACGAGTTGACGGATTACGCTCTGCTCGTCTACGCGTTCTCCGGTGCCGGCGGTCTGGCCCTGTCGTACCTATTGTTGTGTGCCGGGCTGGTCGCACGGTGGCTTTCGGTACTCGGGCTGGTGGGCTACGCCGTTCTGCTGGCGGGAGTGGGGAGTGACCTGCTGGGGCTCGTGGACATCAACTCCGGTGCCGGGGTGCTGTTCTATGTTCCCGGTGGTTTGTTCGAAGTGCTGCTTCCGTTGCTGCTGATCTTCAAGGGATTCCGTCCTGTCGTACCGGCGCCCGACGCGTGCGGCCGTGGCGGGCGGCTGGCATCGGAGGGGGCCCGCGGATGA